A window of Psychromonas sp. CNPT3 contains these coding sequences:
- a CDS encoding SGNH/GDSL hydrolase family protein, translating to MIPKTLLLSLLLLCGASAFATQVPPTVEPLNSSSILKIKYSETYTYVRCWYRPHTDHNDPATEWEWALAEDGSYYTISGYWWSSTSYKNMFYSFESQSNIQDRCKKTLNVEHETADITYFASDHGMSYNHAIWSNDALVMESKINRIIAFGDSLSDTGNIFNGSQWLFPNRNAWFLGHFSNGFVWTEYLAKEKNIPLYNWAVGGAAGQDKYLVLTGVYGQVSSYLTYMKMALNYNPENTLFTLEFGLNDFMNYHRKMSDVKADFSSALIRLTDSGAKNILVLTLPDASQAPQFKYSSQAEIQKVSAQIKEFNVFIKGQANYYQLQGYNIVLFDAEKLFSNITKNPKKHGFKNSKDACLDINRSSSRDYLYSHNLTDECADYGSDAYVFWGVTHPTTAMHKYIADNILKTAFNTFSF from the coding sequence ATGATCCCAAAAACATTATTATTATCTTTATTACTCCTTTGTGGTGCAAGTGCTTTTGCTACACAAGTACCTCCAACCGTTGAACCGTTAAATAGCTCGAGTATTTTGAAAATTAAATACTCTGAAACTTATACCTATGTTCGTTGCTGGTATCGACCACATACGGATCATAATGATCCTGCTACTGAATGGGAGTGGGCACTCGCCGAAGATGGAAGTTATTATACAATTTCAGGTTATTGGTGGTCTTCAACATCTTATAAAAATATGTTTTATAGTTTTGAATCACAATCTAATATCCAAGATCGTTGTAAAAAAACACTGAATGTGGAACATGAGACTGCAGATATAACCTACTTTGCATCAGATCATGGTATGTCATATAACCATGCAATTTGGAGTAATGATGCACTCGTAATGGAAAGTAAAATTAATCGGATAATCGCATTTGGTGACAGCCTATCAGACACTGGAAATATATTTAATGGTTCACAGTGGTTATTTCCGAATCGTAACGCATGGTTTTTAGGGCATTTCTCTAATGGTTTTGTATGGACTGAATACTTAGCAAAAGAAAAAAATATCCCATTGTATAATTGGGCTGTCGGAGGGGCTGCAGGGCAAGATAAATACTTAGTATTAACGGGGGTATATGGTCAAGTAAGCTCTTATTTAACTTATATGAAAATGGCGCTAAATTATAATCCAGAAAATACCTTATTCACCTTAGAATTTGGATTAAATGACTTTATGAATTACCACCGAAAGATGTCAGACGTTAAGGCAGATTTTAGTAGTGCACTTATTCGTTTAACCGATTCGGGAGCAAAAAATATATTGGTATTAACTTTACCTGATGCAAGTCAAGCACCACAATTTAAATACTCTTCGCAAGCTGAGATACAAAAAGTAAGCGCTCAAATTAAAGAGTTTAATGTATTTATTAAAGGTCAGGCTAATTATTATCAGCTGCAAGGCTATAATATTGTTTTATTTGATGCAGAAAAACTGTTTTCAAACATCACAAAAAACCCTAAAAAACATGGATTCAAAAATTCGAAAGATGCTTGCTTAGATATTAATCGTAGCTCTTCTCGAGATTATTTATATAGTCATAATCTTACGGATGAATGCGCAGACTATGGATCTGATGCTTATGTATTCTGGGGAGTGACTCACCCAACAACTGCTATGCATAAATATATTGCTGATAATATATTAAAAACAGCATTTAATACATTTAGCTTTTAA